The DNA region GCATGCGCAGCCGGAAACCGTGCACCCGCGCCCGGCGACGGTTGTTGGGCTGGAAGGTTCGCTTGCCCTTGGCCACGGCAGACACTCCTTGTTGAGTTTGGCCCCCGCGCAGCCGCCCGCCATGTCTCATGGCACACGTCACACGATCGACCGTTGGTAAGCTCGTCGGTCTCGCATTGTTAGCCGGCGCGGTCCCCCGAGGACCGGGTCGCAGCCGTATCGCCACGTGCGGGCGACTGTTCGAGGGTACTGACGACTTTTGGCTGGGTCAAACCTGCCTCCGGGG from Mycobacterium sp. SMC-4 includes:
- the rpmH gene encoding 50S ribosomal protein L34; protein product: MAKGKRTFQPNNRRRARVHGFRLRMRTRAGRAIVSDRRRKGRRSLTA